A stretch of the Terriglobales bacterium genome encodes the following:
- a CDS encoding vitamin B12-dependent ribonucleotide reductase, producing MSEVKTTTVANTDAAAEVASSPKPAVDKKKHPGLQFRRYFTKAGVDPYSTVEWETRTASITDSKGNDIFRQENVETPKDWSMTATNIVASKYLHGRIGTPERESGVRSLITRVAETIRDWGTAGGYFRTDEDAKIFHDELVYILVHQMMAFNSPVWFNVGCHRLEPHSDAGTWHWLPNLKTVVFERTGYSHPQCSACFINSIQDTMESILTLAKTEGMLFKWGSGTGTNLSPIRGSMEKLSGGGTASGPLSFMKGFDAFAGVIKSGGKTRRAAKMVILNIDHPDIVDFIECKSKEEAKAWALIDAGYDGSGPDSDAYSSIFFQNANNSVRVTDDFMQAVEKDDEFWTRGVKDRKVMQKFMAKELLTRIADATWRCGDPGMQFDTTINRWHTSKNTARINASNPCSEYMFLDDSACNLASLNLMKFAPNGTFDVEAFRYAVDITITAQEILVDAAGYPTENIGRNSHDYRPLGLGYANLGALLMASGLPYDSDAGRDYAACVTAIMCGEAYKQSSVIAEQCPPLEPASDLLKANPSAITGGACPGFYYNREPFLDVIRMHRASVNNINKNNVPAALLDGSKATWDEALAHGEKFGYRNSQVTVLAPTGTIGFMMDCDTTGIEPDLALVKYKKLVGGGMIKIVNNTVPAALFKLGYTEDQANAIVSYIDATGTIEGAPHIKPEHLAVFDCSFKPAKGTRSIHYMGHLLMMAATQPFISGAISKTVNLPENASIDDIAEAYLQAWKNGLKAVAVYRDGCKKSQPLSAAGTKTADANNAKLALKPSAEDVKALVDAEVRRILDSPIDEYNAQRPPMAMRHRLPAERASYTHKFKVGNHEGYITVGLYPDGMPGEIFITMAKEGSTVSGVMDCFATAISIALQHGVPLKLLCEKFKHTRFEPSGWTGNPDINYASSMMDYLFRWLELRFINGQQGELFAAYGPKQTAAAPAIDDAPAATEPVAPTTDNRKPTTYHHASDALKDLVDMGDAPSCHNCGAIMTRNGSCYRCMSCGSTSGCS from the coding sequence ATGTCGGAAGTAAAAACCACCACAGTAGCGAATACCGACGCCGCCGCCGAAGTCGCGTCGAGCCCAAAACCAGCAGTCGATAAGAAGAAACATCCGGGTCTCCAGTTCCGTCGCTACTTCACCAAGGCAGGTGTCGATCCCTACTCCACCGTCGAGTGGGAAACCCGTACCGCCTCCATCACCGACTCCAAGGGCAACGACATCTTCCGCCAGGAAAACGTTGAAACCCCGAAAGACTGGTCCATGACGGCCACCAACATCGTGGCCAGCAAATACCTTCACGGACGCATCGGCACCCCCGAGCGTGAGTCTGGCGTTCGTTCCCTCATCACTCGCGTCGCCGAAACCATCCGCGATTGGGGCACCGCGGGCGGTTACTTCCGCACCGACGAAGACGCTAAAATCTTCCACGACGAACTGGTCTACATCCTCGTTCACCAGATGATGGCCTTCAACTCGCCCGTCTGGTTCAACGTCGGCTGCCACCGCCTGGAGCCGCATTCCGACGCCGGCACATGGCATTGGCTCCCGAACCTGAAGACCGTTGTTTTCGAGCGCACTGGCTACAGCCACCCGCAGTGCTCGGCCTGCTTCATCAATTCCATTCAGGACACGATGGAATCCATCCTCACCCTGGCGAAGACCGAAGGCATGCTCTTCAAGTGGGGATCCGGCACTGGTACCAACCTCTCGCCGATTCGCGGCAGCATGGAAAAGCTTTCCGGTGGCGGCACCGCCTCTGGCCCGCTCAGCTTCATGAAGGGCTTCGACGCCTTTGCCGGCGTCATCAAGTCCGGCGGCAAGACCCGTCGCGCCGCCAAGATGGTCATCCTGAACATCGACCATCCCGACATTGTCGACTTCATCGAGTGCAAGTCGAAGGAAGAAGCCAAAGCCTGGGCGCTCATCGACGCCGGCTATGACGGCTCCGGTCCCGACTCCGACGCCTATTCCTCCATCTTCTTCCAGAACGCCAACAACTCCGTCCGCGTGACCGACGACTTCATGCAGGCCGTCGAGAAAGACGACGAATTCTGGACCCGCGGCGTGAAAGACCGCAAGGTGATGCAGAAGTTCATGGCGAAGGAGTTGCTCACCAGGATCGCCGACGCCACCTGGCGTTGCGGCGACCCCGGCATGCAGTTCGACACCACCATCAACCGGTGGCATACCTCGAAGAACACCGCTCGGATCAACGCCAGCAATCCTTGCTCGGAATACATGTTCCTCGACGACTCCGCCTGCAACCTGGCGTCGCTGAACCTCATGAAGTTCGCGCCCAACGGCACCTTTGACGTGGAAGCCTTCCGTTACGCCGTCGACATCACCATCACCGCGCAGGAGATCCTCGTCGACGCCGCCGGTTACCCCACCGAGAACATCGGACGCAACTCGCACGACTACCGTCCGCTCGGACTCGGCTACGCAAACCTCGGCGCCCTGCTCATGGCCAGCGGCCTGCCCTACGACTCCGATGCCGGACGCGACTACGCCGCCTGCGTCACCGCCATCATGTGCGGCGAAGCCTACAAGCAGTCCTCGGTCATCGCCGAGCAGTGCCCGCCGCTTGAGCCCGCCAGTGACCTGCTCAAGGCCAATCCGTCAGCCATCACAGGTGGCGCGTGCCCCGGCTTCTACTACAACCGCGAGCCGTTCCTCGACGTCATCCGTATGCACCGCGCGTCGGTGAACAACATCAACAAGAACAACGTTCCGGCTGCCCTCCTCGACGGCTCCAAGGCCACCTGGGATGAAGCCCTCGCTCATGGCGAGAAGTTCGGATACCGCAACTCGCAGGTCACCGTGCTCGCGCCCACCGGCACCATCGGCTTCATGATGGACTGCGACACCACCGGCATCGAGCCCGATCTCGCCCTCGTGAAGTACAAGAAGTTGGTCGGCGGCGGCATGATCAAGATCGTCAACAACACGGTTCCGGCCGCGCTGTTCAAACTCGGCTACACCGAAGATCAGGCCAACGCCATCGTCAGCTACATCGACGCCACCGGCACCATCGAAGGCGCGCCGCACATCAAGCCCGAGCACCTCGCCGTTTTCGACTGCTCCTTCAAGCCGGCCAAGGGCACGCGTTCCATCCATTACATGGGACACCTGCTCATGATGGCCGCCACGCAGCCGTTCATCTCCGGCGCCATCTCGAAGACCGTCAACCTGCCCGAGAACGCCTCCATCGACGACATCGCCGAAGCCTACCTCCAGGCATGGAAGAACGGCCTCAAGGCCGTGGCCGTCTACCGCGACGGATGCAAGAAGTCGCAGCCTCTCTCCGCCGCCGGTACCAAGACCGCCGACGCCAACAACGCGAAGCTCGCCCTCAAGCCCTCCGCCGAGGACGTGAAGGCACTCGTCGACGCCGAAGTCCGCCGCATCCTCGACTCGCCCATCGACGAGTACAACGCCCAGCGTCCGCCCATGGCGATGCGCCATCGTCTGCCCGCCGAGCGTGCGTCGTACACGCACAAGTTCAAGGTCGGTAACCACGAGGGCTACATCACCGTCGGCCTTTATCCGGACGGAATGCCCGGCGAAATCTTCATCACCATGGCCAAGGAAGGCTCCACCGTCTCCGGTGTCATGGACTGCTTCGCCACCGCGATCTCCATCGCGCTCCAGCACGGTGTGCCGTTGAAGCTGCTCTGCGAGAAGTTCAAGCACACGCGCTTCGAGCCCAGTGGCTGGACCGGCAATCCCGACATCAACTACGCCAGCTCGATGATGGATTACCTCTTCCGCTGGCTCGAACTCCGCTTCATCAACGGACAGCAGGGCGAACTCTTCGCCGCCTACGGCCCCAAGCAGACAGCCGCGGCTCCGGCGATCGATGATGCGCCGGCCGCTACGGAACCGGTTGCACCAACGACCGACAACCGAAAGCCGACGACTTATCACCACGCCAGCGACGCCCTGAAAGACCTCGTTGACATGGGCGATGCGCCTAGCTGTCACAACTGCGGAGCCATCATGACGCGCAACGGTTCGTGCTACCGCTGCATGTCCTGCGGCTCGACAAGCGGATGTAGCTAG
- a CDS encoding LysR family transcriptional regulator, whose protein sequence is MDFDQLISFIAVAELGNFSRAAEKVLRSQPAISAQIRKLEEENGAKLFDRTKKLVTLTPAGELFLDYAKQMIALRQESLQVVADSGSDVRGVLSIGANETTFLHVLPGLLSRYHTQFPEVRISVYRNFSHKVLQKVEDNELELGVVTMPVRSSTLIVTPIYRDPLVWIAASSSEIAKRKAWTTSEVAQQDLILHKMGSLRRIMEKQLRPFRPQLKVTMELTSAEMVKKFVSAGLGISMICESFVQEEVKEGKIKILRTDAAPIYRELGLVYREGRSLSRAAKRFVLMAMEGAPKERDFTNLRAPVLVEQEV, encoded by the coding sequence ATGGACTTCGACCAACTCATAAGCTTCATTGCAGTGGCGGAATTGGGGAATTTTTCGCGGGCGGCGGAAAAAGTTCTGCGTTCGCAGCCGGCCATCAGCGCGCAGATACGAAAGCTCGAGGAGGAAAACGGCGCCAAGCTGTTTGACCGCACAAAGAAACTGGTCACGTTGACGCCGGCGGGGGAACTTTTTCTGGATTACGCCAAGCAGATGATTGCCTTGCGGCAGGAATCGCTGCAAGTGGTGGCGGATTCGGGGTCAGATGTACGTGGAGTGCTTTCGATCGGGGCAAACGAGACGACTTTCCTGCATGTATTGCCGGGCCTGCTTTCGCGGTATCACACGCAGTTTCCCGAGGTGCGAATCAGCGTATATCGCAATTTCAGCCACAAAGTGCTGCAAAAGGTGGAGGACAACGAACTCGAGTTGGGTGTGGTAACGATGCCAGTTCGTTCGAGCACGCTGATCGTGACTCCAATTTACCGGGATCCGCTGGTCTGGATCGCAGCTTCGAGCAGTGAGATCGCCAAGCGGAAGGCATGGACGACATCGGAAGTCGCACAACAGGACCTGATCCTGCATAAGATGGGCTCGCTGCGGAGAATCATGGAGAAGCAGTTGCGCCCGTTCCGTCCACAGTTGAAGGTGACGATGGAGTTGACCAGCGCGGAAATGGTGAAGAAGTTCGTGAGCGCCGGACTGGGCATATCAATGATCTGCGAGAGCTTCGTGCAGGAAGAAGTAAAAGAGGGGAAGATCAAGATCCTGCGGACAGATGCGGCACCGATTTACCGCGAACTGGGACTGGTCTATCGAGAAGGACGGAGCTTGTCTCGGGCGGCAAAGCGCTTCGTGCTGATGGCTATGGAAGGGGCGCCGAAGGAGCGCGACTTTACTAACCTCAGAGCACCGGTGTTGGTGGAGCAAGAGGTCTAG
- a CDS encoding SRPBCC family protein, protein MSRNQNFWTGFGVGAAAGAVAILLPQILGRAGASRIIRLEKSVQIGRPVEEVFEAWTDWDRLPRVSDHIANIRNFGNRSHWRVNLGGRIVEWHALTEQFIQNQAIGWKSINGPKHTGRITFSPLGDNTIVHVTMNYAPPSRVMRPFMSSMTGHMEGLIEKVLRQFKASVESRPAGVQNAVRTGISQPGPGTSMTDLPRTGTFGDEPQKIESRFGGSVHPAGYPNSPDVKR, encoded by the coding sequence ATGTCGCGTAATCAGAATTTCTGGACGGGATTTGGAGTTGGTGCTGCTGCTGGTGCTGTTGCCATTCTGCTGCCACAAATACTAGGCCGTGCCGGAGCCAGCCGCATCATTCGTCTGGAGAAAAGCGTTCAGATCGGACGCCCCGTCGAGGAAGTCTTCGAGGCCTGGACTGATTGGGATCGCCTGCCTCGCGTTTCTGACCACATCGCCAACATTCGCAACTTCGGCAACCGCTCGCATTGGCGCGTGAACCTCGGCGGCCGAATCGTCGAGTGGCACGCTCTCACCGAGCAGTTCATTCAAAATCAGGCAATCGGATGGAAATCCATCAATGGACCCAAGCACACGGGGCGAATCACCTTCTCGCCGCTCGGGGACAACACCATCGTTCACGTCACCATGAACTACGCGCCGCCTTCACGAGTGATGCGTCCATTTATGTCGTCGATGACTGGTCACATGGAAGGGCTGATTGAGAAAGTCCTGCGACAGTTCAAGGCTTCCGTTGAATCCAGGCCCGCAGGAGTACAGAACGCGGTGAGAACCGGAATCTCGCAACCCGGACCCGGCACCAGCATGACCGACTTGCCTCGAACGGGAACCTTCGGCGACGAACCACAGAAGATCGAGTCACGTTTCGGTGGCTCGGTACATCCTGCCGGCTATCCGAATTCGCCCGATGTGAAGCGCTAG
- a CDS encoding TonB family protein, translating to MASTPREIQGFLPLEAELPDLHLLIELPPWHRVFFGNMVDFLHLRRQPRYWYRYAPAQFWDDVFVARGIPWSRVRQSAFAHIFVILAIYGLTDAWTKWYLRQPRVQLRTIVKYDLSEYLPPLETGSEPAPAPRKGQPKLARQHIISLPRNPDNREQTIISAPDVKLPSNIPLPNIVAWTPVPGVPTALAHRDVSQIRMPNLPNSIIAPPPETYSPDLSKSALSSVGPKIIPPPPDAASFDSTHKLNAPTGIIGPPPSADLARLNQRSMNAPTPSVIGPPPDANLSRNLGTMNIGHMTPTVSAPKFEVAEQRAIQLAPSKGPVGRSQPTRGGSAAAGGAPPINPVGGIKSGPDAGQFIALNVNPVVPNGPLRIPPGRRSGEFEVGPEGKPDAPGTPEIKAGGTGPGGSGTGSSGGAGKSNSQLPSGISIANTPGAPAPGSVVVSAPNPEKRPTPSFADAAREVLSASARPPRIGEIPRDTRSGSSAPEMPKIEGRVFGTKKVYTLALNMPNLTSSGGSWIIRFAELGQERSGAAISAPVAMTKVDPAYPAELMRDGVEGTVILYAVIHKDGTVGDVRVIKGVQEKLNESARLALTRWKFRPGTKNGEAVELEAVVQIPFKAPRFHF from the coding sequence ATGGCGTCCACCCCGCGTGAAATCCAAGGCTTTCTCCCTCTTGAGGCAGAACTGCCGGACCTCCATTTGCTCATCGAACTCCCTCCCTGGCACCGCGTTTTCTTCGGAAACATGGTGGACTTTCTTCACCTTCGCCGGCAGCCTCGTTACTGGTACCGCTACGCCCCGGCGCAGTTTTGGGACGACGTCTTCGTGGCTCGCGGCATTCCCTGGAGCCGCGTTCGCCAATCTGCTTTTGCGCACATCTTTGTGATTCTGGCCATTTATGGCCTTACCGATGCGTGGACGAAATGGTACCTGCGGCAGCCCAGAGTCCAACTTCGCACCATCGTGAAGTACGATCTTTCGGAATACCTTCCGCCGCTTGAGACCGGAAGCGAACCTGCGCCAGCGCCGCGCAAAGGGCAGCCCAAACTCGCCAGGCAACACATCATTTCTTTGCCGCGTAACCCCGATAACCGCGAGCAGACCATCATTTCCGCGCCTGATGTGAAGCTGCCATCGAACATCCCTCTGCCCAATATCGTCGCGTGGACACCTGTCCCTGGCGTGCCGACCGCTCTTGCCCATCGTGACGTCTCGCAGATTCGCATGCCCAATCTGCCGAATTCCATCATTGCGCCGCCACCCGAGACCTATTCCCCCGACCTTTCAAAATCCGCACTGTCCAGTGTGGGGCCGAAGATCATTCCACCTCCGCCGGACGCTGCCAGCTTCGACTCAACTCACAAGCTGAATGCGCCAACCGGAATCATCGGTCCGCCTCCATCTGCTGACCTGGCCCGTCTGAACCAGCGTTCCATGAATGCCCCAACGCCGTCCGTTATCGGGCCGCCACCCGACGCGAACCTATCTCGTAATCTGGGGACCATGAATATCGGCCACATGACGCCTACCGTCTCCGCACCGAAATTCGAAGTCGCGGAGCAGCGTGCAATTCAACTCGCTCCCAGTAAAGGGCCCGTTGGCAGGAGCCAACCCACTCGCGGAGGATCTGCTGCCGCAGGCGGCGCTCCACCGATCAATCCCGTCGGCGGAATCAAAAGCGGGCCCGATGCGGGGCAGTTCATTGCTCTGAACGTCAATCCCGTTGTGCCGAACGGGCCCCTTCGCATTCCGCCCGGACGCCGTTCCGGTGAGTTCGAAGTCGGCCCCGAAGGCAAACCCGACGCTCCCGGCACGCCCGAGATTAAAGCTGGCGGCACGGGGCCCGGAGGATCTGGAACCGGAAGCTCCGGAGGAGCAGGGAAGTCCAACAGCCAATTGCCGAGCGGCATTTCCATCGCAAATACTCCCGGTGCTCCGGCCCCGGGATCCGTCGTGGTATCGGCTCCCAATCCCGAAAAGCGCCCAACCCCCTCTTTCGCGGACGCGGCTCGAGAAGTCTTGAGTGCTTCCGCACGGCCGCCTCGGATCGGGGAAATTCCCCGCGATACCCGCTCAGGCTCCAGCGCACCGGAGATGCCAAAGATTGAGGGCCGCGTATTCGGGACGAAAAAGGTCTACACCCTCGCTCTCAATATGCCGAACCTCACTTCTTCTGGTGGAAGCTGGATCATCCGCTTCGCCGAACTGGGCCAGGAACGGAGTGGCGCGGCAATCAGTGCTCCGGTTGCGATGACCAAGGTTGATCCCGCTTATCCGGCTGAACTTATGCGTGACGGAGTGGAAGGCACTGTCATCCTCTACGCCGTCATTCACAAAGACGGCACAGTAGGCGACGTCCGAGTCATCAAAGGTGTCCAGGAGAAGCTCAACGAGAGTGCCCGGCTTGCTCTGACCCGTTGGAAATTCCGCCCCGGCACGAAAAACGGCGAAGCCGTCGAGCTCGAAGCTGTTGTCCAGATCCCATTCAAAGCTCCCCGCTTTCATTTCTAA
- a CDS encoding response regulator: MRILFVDDEPNIRASLPAILRLHGFQVTSAGTVGEALQAIASEKFDVLISDLNIGSPGDGFTVVSAMRRTQPNCVTLILTGYPAFETALQAIRSQVDDYLIKPAGAEKLVKAIEARLNHRAPHRPIVPKRVSAILLENAQALVDTIVDRELRILHLPRVHLSEEECRQNALSFVEALALQLENGRTELLPDLVELSAAHGQARFRQGYSAPLLVEEHRLFCNAVLECVQNNLLAVDVSSLVPDLKHLSDILASMLREAVASFTLVSDAA, encoded by the coding sequence GTGCGAATCCTGTTTGTCGACGACGAGCCCAACATTCGCGCGTCACTGCCGGCAATTCTCCGTCTGCATGGATTCCAGGTCACATCCGCTGGAACGGTTGGCGAAGCGCTACAGGCCATCGCCTCCGAGAAATTTGACGTGCTTATCTCCGACCTCAACATCGGTAGTCCCGGTGATGGCTTCACCGTCGTGAGCGCCATGCGTCGCACCCAGCCCAACTGTGTAACGCTCATCCTCACCGGGTATCCTGCGTTTGAAACGGCGCTTCAGGCAATTCGAAGCCAGGTCGACGACTACCTCATCAAGCCCGCTGGCGCCGAGAAACTCGTCAAAGCGATCGAAGCTCGTTTAAACCATCGCGCGCCTCATCGGCCGATTGTGCCCAAGCGTGTCTCTGCCATCCTTCTCGAAAATGCCCAGGCGCTGGTGGATACCATCGTCGACAGGGAACTCCGCATTCTGCATTTGCCCCGTGTTCATTTGAGTGAAGAAGAATGCCGCCAGAACGCATTGAGTTTCGTCGAGGCGCTGGCACTCCAGCTCGAGAATGGCAGGACCGAACTGCTCCCCGATCTCGTGGAATTGAGCGCTGCTCACGGGCAGGCGCGCTTCAGGCAGGGATACTCGGCGCCTCTTCTGGTGGAAGAGCATCGCCTCTTCTGCAATGCGGTACTCGAGTGTGTTCAGAACAACCTGCTGGCCGTGGATGTCAGCAGCCTGGTGCCCGATCTCAAGCACCTGTCAGATATTCTCGCTTCCATGCTGCGAGAAGCAGTAGCGTCGTTTACCCTCGTCTCCGACGCTGCGTAA